Proteins encoded in a region of the Salipiger sp. CCB-MM3 genome:
- a CDS encoding branched-chain amino acid ABC transporter permease: MTRTLGLFALVAALILGTGVLQSWNSALIILNMGLVSAIMALGVNLQWGLAGLFNVGVMGFVAVGGLAVVLVSMAPVPEAFAAGGPRVLGALAFGAAVIAAAVLAWKRLGKGLRGWAVAAITIAGFFAYRALLDPGVEAIEAVDAASAGYLGGLGLPVLLAWPVGGLMAAGVAWAIGKTALGLRSDYLAIATLGIAEIIIAVLKNEDWLSRGVKNVIGLPRPVPYEIDLQADPGFVETAGSLGLDATTASTLAVKLGYSVLFAVVLVVLLILAQLALNSPWGRMMRAIRDNEVSAEAMGKNVTRRHLQVFILGCALCGMAGAMMTTLDGQLTPGTYQPLRYTFLIWVMVIVGGSGNNLGAVLGGFLIWFLWVQVEPMGQFVINAITAGMADGNWLKGHLQDSVQHMRLLTMGVILLLVLRFAPRGLLPER; the protein is encoded by the coding sequence ATGACCCGCACCCTCGGCCTCTTTGCGCTGGTAGCAGCGCTGATCCTCGGCACCGGCGTTCTGCAAAGCTGGAACTCGGCGCTGATCATTCTCAACATGGGCCTCGTCAGCGCGATCATGGCGCTGGGGGTGAACCTGCAGTGGGGCCTTGCCGGGCTTTTCAATGTGGGTGTCATGGGCTTTGTCGCCGTGGGCGGTCTGGCGGTGGTGCTGGTGTCGATGGCGCCGGTGCCCGAGGCTTTCGCCGCAGGCGGGCCGCGCGTGCTCGGCGCGCTGGCTTTCGGCGCGGCGGTGATCGCCGCGGCGGTGCTGGCATGGAAACGGCTTGGCAAGGGCCTGCGCGGCTGGGCCGTGGCGGCGATCACCATTGCCGGTTTCTTTGCCTATCGCGCGCTGCTCGATCCCGGTGTCGAGGCCATCGAGGCGGTGGATGCGGCCTCGGCGGGCTATCTCGGCGGGCTGGGCCTGCCGGTGCTGCTGGCATGGCCGGTGGGCGGGCTGATGGCGGCGGGCGTGGCCTGGGCGATCGGCAAGACTGCGCTTGGCCTGCGTTCGGACTATCTGGCCATCGCCACGCTGGGCATCGCCGAAATCATCATCGCCGTGCTGAAGAATGAGGACTGGCTGTCGCGCGGCGTCAAGAACGTCATCGGCCTGCCGCGCCCGGTGCCCTATGAGATCGACCTGCAGGCCGATCCGGGCTTTGTCGAAACGGCTGGATCTCTGGGCCTCGACGCCACCACCGCCTCGACGCTGGCGGTGAAGCTGGGCTACTCGGTGCTGTTCGCCGTGGTGCTGGTGGTGCTGCTGATCCTCGCCCAACTTGCGCTGAACTCGCCCTGGGGCCGGATGATGCGGGCGATCCGCGACAATGAGGTCTCCGCCGAGGCGATGGGCAAAAATGTCACCCGCCGCCATTTGCAGGTGTTCATCCTTGGCTGCGCGCTCTGCGGCATGGCGGGCGCGATGATGACCACGCTCGACGGGCAGCTGACACCCGGCACCTACCAGCCGCTGCGCTATACCTTCCTGATCTGGGTGATGGTCATCGTCGGCGGCTCGGGCAACAACCTCGGCGCGGTGCTCGGCGGATTTCTGATCTGGTTCCTCTGGGTGCAGGTCGAGCCCATGGGGCAGTTCGTCATCAATGCGATCACCGCGGGCATGGCCGATGGCAACTGGCTCAAGGGCCATCTGCAGGACAGCGTGCAGCACATGCGCCTGCTGACCATGGGGGTGATCCTGCTGTTGGTGCTGCGTTTCGCCCCGCGCGGACTGCTCCCCGAGCGCTGA
- a CDS encoding helix-turn-helix domain-containing protein: MSRDPRTLIRIARESGQEQTAEPLDLGMRVRELRKERDWTLEQAAKQAGLARSTLSKIENGQMSPTYEALKKLAVGLGISVPQLFTPPKREQVSGRMVHVKDGEGLHQVTTTYEHELLAESLTRKKMLPYRARVRARSMDEFDGWVRHDGEEFLYVLTGVVTLYTEFYEPIEMRRGDSAYYDASMGHNVVSVSPEDATILWVTSLT; encoded by the coding sequence TCCGCATTGCCCGCGAGTCCGGGCAGGAGCAAACCGCCGAACCCCTCGATCTGGGGATGCGTGTGCGCGAGCTTCGCAAGGAACGCGACTGGACGCTCGAGCAGGCGGCGAAACAGGCCGGGCTTGCGCGCTCGACTCTTTCGAAGATCGAAAACGGCCAGATGTCACCCACTTACGAGGCGCTGAAGAAGCTGGCCGTGGGGCTGGGCATTTCGGTGCCGCAGCTGTTCACTCCGCCCAAGCGCGAGCAGGTCTCGGGCCGGATGGTGCATGTGAAGGATGGCGAGGGGCTGCATCAGGTCACCACGACCTACGAGCACGAGCTGCTGGCCGAGAGCCTGACGCGCAAGAAGATGCTGCCCTACCGGGCGCGGGTCCGCGCGCGGTCGATGGATGAATTCGACGGATGGGTGCGGCACGACGGCGAGGAATTCCTCTACGTGCTCACCGGAGTGGTGACGCTCTACACCGAGTTCTATGAGCCCATCGAGATGCGCCGCGGCGATTCCGCCTATTACGACGCCTCGATGGGGCACAACGTGGTGTCAGTCAGCCCCGAGGATGCGACGATCCTCTGGGTCACGTCTCTGACCTGA